The proteins below are encoded in one region of Oncorhynchus tshawytscha isolate Ot180627B linkage group LG04, Otsh_v2.0, whole genome shotgun sequence:
- the LOC112249755 gene encoding 5-hydroxyisourate hydrolase yields MTLKAAHMSTSRLQHIKDYFLGGEYTSAEMAAPYCPLTTHVLNTGMGVPGAHVALSLHRMDPSTSLWNLLTTGTTNDDGRCPGLITRENITPAVYKMRFETGQYWGSLGESSFYPYVEIIFTITVHSQKFHVPLLCSRFSYTTYRGS; encoded by the exons ATGACTTTGAAAGCAGCGCACATGAGTACCAGCAGATTACAGCACATAAAggattattttttggggggtgaatacACG AGTGCAGAGATGGCAGCTCCATACTGCCCCCTGACCACTCACGTCCTGAACACCGGGATGGGCGTCCCTGGAGCCCACGTGGCCCTCAGCCTGCATCGCATGGATCCCTCCACTTCACTCTGGAACCTTCTCACCACAGG GACTACGAATGATGATGGGCGCTGCCCAGGACTCATCACCAGAGAAAATATCACCCCAGCCGTGTACAAGATGCGCTTTGAGACGGGCCAATACTGGGGGAGTCTGGGAGAGAGCTCTTTCTACCCATACGTCGAG ATAATCTTCACCATAACGGTCCACAGTCAGAAGTTCCATGTTCCTCTGCTCTGCAGCCGCTTCTCCTACACTACCTACCGGGGAAGCTAG